A genomic region of Deltaproteobacteria bacterium contains the following coding sequences:
- a CDS encoding OmcA/MtrC family decaheme c-type cytochrome, producing the protein MSRKSSWMVGAALSSVALLFTGCEGPAGSEGKAGPPGGNALVRTTTEPASKTCPGGGIKVEVGLDANANGTLEDGEVTAAATSYVCNGTAAGKSALVKTSAEPAGTNCAGGGIKIETGVDADGNGTLEPTEIVAAQTTYVCNGAAASGPTGITSPSTGLKIEVKSVSTKAGDPITVRFLLKDDRGFPVDMAGNFSVNTPIAPRFALAWFTKDKDGNVLPLNVYTKSNSATNPTPNPTAYAPSATATTAGTIKENGVGAGDYTYTFPSTDTEPGPRKVAYDATKLDETHVVWIQASRQTDLVFPTNANTFFAANQDYYFIPSGKGTPLSREIVSNDGCIKCHSKFKPETTTSNAFHGGGRINALFCNVCHNPDRKSNPAANSATFVHRIHRGEHLQPANIFDGIAATYPQDIRNCDACHKGAAQGAQAQTRPTIASCGSCHDYVDFAASTKPACTNPVTVDANGLPVPCKHVGGAQADDTGCAGCHKADSVLAKHEPVIPPDPKNGLIVTGGSNNTNAAYVAATGFVPKGAAVITYDVKSVDAVADDTIKPNKRLAITFKLKKDGKDVVFQTYAAGTTTELMAGFVGSPSVYFAFAVPQDGIEKPADFNASASGYIKNIWNGTATGTAAGTITGPDASGYYTIKLTGVQLPEKATMLTGGLGYSYNISTALPLTQIDLPAYPYTADKKQGGLVVPPPNVWKVATGFTGRRAIVDNAKCKNCHGTLGVAPSFHAGQRNDGPTCSFCHTPNRASSGWSAGSEYFIHAVHAGRKRTQHFTWHATKKGPGYGEIEFPSPLNDCKVCHVANTYDLTASANLTALANRTVITTATGKYNSDPLVNSTYYTLAPYVVADNLKDYGAGFSFAGATGLATQAAGTTLVMSQLTGVCSACHDSPVARTHMTTHGGSFYAPRSQVLAAGNTEQCMMCHGPGRIGAIGLVHQR; encoded by the coding sequence ATGAGCCGCAAATCAAGCTGGATGGTGGGCGCGGCGCTATCGAGCGTCGCGCTATTGTTCACGGGGTGCGAGGGGCCGGCGGGTTCGGAAGGAAAGGCAGGTCCTCCGGGTGGAAACGCCTTGGTCCGGACCACCACCGAGCCGGCGAGCAAGACCTGCCCCGGAGGGGGAATCAAGGTCGAGGTGGGTCTCGACGCCAACGCCAACGGCACGCTAGAAGATGGAGAGGTGACGGCCGCCGCCACCTCGTACGTCTGTAACGGGACGGCGGCAGGCAAGAGCGCGCTCGTGAAGACCAGCGCCGAGCCCGCGGGCACGAACTGCGCGGGTGGTGGCATCAAGATCGAGACCGGCGTGGACGCCGACGGCAACGGCACGCTCGAGCCGACGGAGATCGTGGCCGCGCAGACGACCTACGTCTGCAACGGCGCCGCGGCCTCCGGGCCGACGGGCATCACCTCGCCCAGCACGGGGCTGAAGATCGAGGTCAAGTCCGTCAGTACCAAGGCGGGCGACCCGATCACGGTGCGCTTCCTGCTCAAGGACGATCGCGGCTTCCCGGTGGACATGGCCGGCAACTTCTCGGTGAACACGCCTATCGCGCCGCGCTTCGCGCTGGCCTGGTTCACCAAGGACAAGGACGGAAACGTCCTGCCCCTGAACGTCTACACCAAGAGCAACTCGGCGACCAACCCCACGCCGAACCCCACGGCCTACGCTCCGAGCGCCACGGCCACGACGGCCGGAACGATCAAGGAGAACGGCGTCGGCGCCGGCGACTACACCTATACCTTCCCCAGCACGGACACGGAGCCCGGGCCGCGGAAAGTGGCCTACGATGCGACGAAGCTGGACGAGACGCACGTGGTCTGGATCCAGGCCTCGCGCCAGACTGACCTCGTCTTCCCGACCAACGCGAACACCTTCTTCGCGGCGAACCAGGACTACTACTTCATCCCGAGCGGGAAGGGCACGCCGCTGTCGCGCGAGATCGTCTCGAACGACGGCTGCATCAAGTGCCACAGCAAGTTCAAGCCGGAGACGACGACCAGCAACGCCTTCCACGGCGGTGGCCGGATCAACGCGCTCTTCTGCAACGTCTGCCACAACCCGGACCGGAAGTCGAACCCGGCGGCGAACTCCGCCACCTTCGTGCACCGGATTCACCGCGGCGAGCACCTGCAGCCGGCGAATATCTTCGACGGCATCGCGGCGACCTATCCGCAGGACATCCGGAACTGCGACGCCTGCCACAAGGGCGCGGCGCAGGGGGCCCAGGCCCAGACCCGGCCGACGATCGCTTCCTGCGGGTCGTGCCACGACTACGTGGACTTCGCTGCCTCGACGAAGCCGGCCTGTACCAACCCGGTGACGGTGGACGCGAACGGCCTGCCCGTCCCGTGCAAGCACGTGGGCGGTGCCCAGGCGGACGACACGGGCTGCGCCGGCTGCCACAAGGCGGACTCCGTGCTGGCGAAGCACGAGCCGGTCATCCCGCCGGATCCCAAGAACGGGCTGATCGTGACGGGCGGTAGCAACAACACCAACGCCGCGTACGTGGCGGCGACGGGCTTCGTGCCCAAGGGCGCGGCGGTGATCACCTACGACGTGAAGAGCGTGGACGCGGTGGCGGACGACACCATCAAGCCCAACAAGCGCCTCGCCATCACCTTCAAGCTGAAGAAGGACGGCAAGGACGTGGTCTTCCAGACCTACGCGGCGGGCACCACCACCGAGCTCATGGCGGGCTTCGTGGGTTCGCCGAGCGTCTACTTCGCCTTCGCCGTGCCGCAGGACGGCATCGAGAAGCCGGCCGATTTCAACGCCTCGGCCAGCGGCTACATCAAGAACATCTGGAACGGCACCGCGACCGGCACCGCCGCCGGGACCATCACGGGCCCGGACGCGAGCGGCTACTACACGATCAAGCTCACCGGCGTGCAGCTCCCCGAGAAGGCCACGATGCTGACCGGTGGCCTCGGCTACAGCTACAACATCAGCACGGCGCTGCCGCTCACGCAGATCGACCTTCCGGCCTATCCGTACACGGCCGACAAGAAGCAGGGCGGGCTCGTCGTGCCGCCGCCGAACGTCTGGAAGGTGGCCACGGGCTTCACCGGCCGCCGCGCGATCGTAGACAACGCGAAGTGCAAGAACTGCCACGGAACCCTCGGTGTGGCGCCCTCCTTCCACGCCGGGCAGCGTAACGACGGTCCGACGTGCTCCTTCTGCCACACCCCGAACCGCGCCAGCTCCGGGTGGTCGGCGGGCTCCGAGTACTTCATCCACGCGGTGCACGCGGGCCGCAAGCGCACGCAGCACTTCACCTGGCACGCGACCAAGAAGGGGCCCGGCTACGGGGAGATCGAGTTCCCGAGCCCGCTCAACGACTGCAAGGTCTGTCACGTGGCGAACACCTACGACCTGACGGCGTCGGCGAACCTCACGGCGCTGGCCAACCGGACGGTCATCACGACGGCCACGGGCAAGTACAACAGTGACCCGCTCGTGAACTCCACCTACTACACGCTGGCACCGTACGTGGTGGCGGACAACCTGAAGGACTACGGCGCGGGCTTCTCCTTCGCCGGAGCCACCGGCCTCGCGACGCAGGCCGCCGGCACGACCCTGGTCATGTCGCAGCTCACGGGTGTCTGCTCGGCCTGCCACGATAGCCCCGTGGCGCGGACGCACATGACGACCCACGGTGGCAGCTTCTACGCCCCGCGGTCTCAGGTCCTCGCGGCCGGGAACACCGAGCAGTGCATGATGTGCCACGGCCCGGGTCGCATCGGGGCCATCGGCCTCGTGCACCAGCGGTAA